In one Leptogranulimonas caecicola genomic region, the following are encoded:
- a CDS encoding ABC transporter ATP-binding protein — MPNVLEVRDLTKVYGGGLAATTTALDKVSFSVAKGELVAIMGPSGSGKSTLLNCVATIDRPTSGEVEVDGHSISTMRQRALADFRRTQLGFIFQDSNLLDTLTCRENIELPLTIDHVKPAQVIERAEKVARSLGVADVLDKYPYQVSGGQAQRIAACRAIVTDPALVLADEPTGALDSKAARVLLEAFQGLNSAYDTTLLMVTHDAYAASFCQRVLFIRDGRLFTEVRRGARSRKEFFDEIGRVVSVIGGADAD; from the coding sequence ATGCCAAACGTGCTCGAAGTGCGCGACCTCACCAAGGTCTACGGAGGTGGTCTGGCCGCCACTACCACCGCGCTGGATAAGGTGTCCTTCTCGGTGGCCAAGGGCGAGCTGGTGGCCATCATGGGCCCTTCGGGATCCGGCAAGTCCACGCTGCTCAACTGCGTCGCCACCATCGACAGGCCCACCTCCGGCGAGGTGGAGGTCGACGGCCATTCCATCTCCACCATGCGCCAGCGCGCCCTGGCCGACTTCCGACGTACCCAGTTAGGATTCATCTTCCAGGACTCCAACCTGCTGGACACCCTCACTTGTCGAGAGAACATCGAGCTTCCCCTCACCATCGACCATGTGAAGCCCGCGCAGGTGATAGAACGTGCCGAGAAGGTCGCGCGCTCCCTGGGCGTGGCCGATGTGTTGGACAAATACCCTTATCAGGTGTCGGGAGGTCAGGCCCAGCGAATCGCTGCCTGTCGCGCCATTGTCACCGACCCGGCGCTGGTGCTAGCCGACGAGCCAACCGGCGCGTTGGACTCAAAAGCGGCCCGCGTGCTGCTGGAGGCCTTCCAGGGGCTCAACAGCGCCTATGACACCACCCTGCTCATGGTGACTCACGACGCCTATGCCGCCAGCTTCTGCCAGCGGGTACTTTTCATTCGCGACGGGCGCCTGTTCACCGAGGTGCGCCGCGGCGCTCGCTCCCGCAAGGAATTCTTTGATGAGATTGGCCGCGTAGTCTCGGTGATCGGAGGGGCCGATGCTGACTAA
- the dnaX gene encoding DNA polymerase III subunit gamma/tau, translating to MESLYRAYRPQTFSQVVGQKPVVETLERGIQENRLGHAYLFCGPRGTGKTTMARILSKALLCEQGEGQLPDGTCETCQAIAEGNHPDVHELDAASRTGVDAVRDEIINRVDFAPTKGKYKVYIIDEVHMLTKAAFNALLKTLEEPPSHVVFILCTTDPQMIPATILSRVQRFDFHSITNAEIQDHLAFVSEQEGFTAEPEALAMIARHARGGMRDALSSLEQLSVFGNGSITVDAARSLFGMADESRLNLVCAALQSGDVPALFKLVAQAAADGEEMLQFASGLESHMRDLYVTAIAGDVPELVSATGDEYSQLASQAAAFGSPQRILNLLMALGDLVLDLRRAPDPRLTCEVALIRMARPQDDATLSALAARVEALEQALASGVPAPASSTSSAAPVSPAMPQTLPASGAPRAEKLTPSLHASPTAPAPQPQPAPQPAIQPRSAVQPKPAAQPQATAPSQPVQPASGPQPAPSPQSAPTAEPQPASAAQTAPQPTAATQSAAAPTPASAANADLEAAWQKVLIELKKAIPAAHALIAASHPLSDDGQTLEILLPATSGFALGILSRADIKPTIDAQVQSVLGRRSVRFGTEGQAASVPAAKPAPAAAKPAPASAPPTAPSLTPAPSGSPAASAASMTPPWEEAPSRQPEPAPAPESYPDDMPPYDDCVPAESYEDFGSFEPTQEPQAPSTPAPGPVSAPAAPVAQPAMTPPAPAEIAPIEAVQGASVAPEPSAASASPIEPDAPAAVMPEGLSAEEQRVFQVVEAAFGSEVRVLPADPTNPLSQ from the coding sequence ATGGAGTCGCTGTATAGAGCCTATCGCCCGCAAACATTTTCGCAGGTAGTTGGCCAAAAACCGGTGGTGGAGACCCTGGAGCGCGGTATTCAGGAGAACCGCCTGGGCCACGCCTACCTGTTCTGCGGCCCTCGCGGCACCGGCAAAACCACCATGGCGCGCATTCTCTCCAAAGCGCTGCTGTGCGAGCAGGGTGAAGGGCAGTTGCCTGATGGCACCTGCGAGACCTGCCAGGCCATTGCCGAGGGCAACCATCCCGACGTCCATGAGCTCGATGCTGCCAGCCGCACCGGCGTCGACGCGGTGCGCGACGAGATCATCAACCGCGTGGACTTCGCCCCCACCAAGGGCAAATACAAGGTCTATATCATCGACGAGGTCCACATGCTCACCAAGGCGGCTTTCAACGCGCTGCTCAAAACCTTGGAAGAGCCGCCGTCGCACGTGGTCTTCATCCTCTGTACCACCGATCCTCAGATGATTCCTGCAACCATCCTCTCCCGTGTGCAGCGCTTCGACTTCCACTCCATCACCAATGCAGAGATCCAAGATCACCTGGCCTTCGTCAGCGAGCAGGAGGGATTTACCGCAGAACCCGAGGCCCTCGCCATGATTGCCCGCCATGCTCGCGGAGGCATGCGCGATGCCCTCTCGAGCTTGGAGCAGCTCTCGGTCTTTGGCAACGGGTCGATCACCGTAGACGCCGCCCGCTCCCTCTTTGGCATGGCCGACGAATCCCGCCTCAACCTCGTGTGCGCCGCCTTACAATCCGGTGACGTGCCTGCGCTTTTCAAGCTCGTGGCTCAGGCCGCAGCCGACGGCGAGGAGATGCTTCAGTTCGCCTCCGGCCTCGAGTCCCACATGCGCGACCTCTACGTCACTGCCATTGCAGGCGACGTCCCTGAGCTGGTCTCCGCCACCGGCGACGAGTATTCCCAGCTGGCCTCCCAAGCGGCTGCCTTTGGCTCGCCCCAGCGCATCTTAAATCTGCTTATGGCCCTAGGCGACCTGGTGCTTGACCTGCGCCGAGCCCCCGACCCCCGGCTCACCTGCGAAGTGGCCCTCATCCGCATGGCGCGCCCCCAGGACGACGCCACGCTTTCTGCCTTGGCCGCCCGCGTCGAGGCCCTCGAGCAGGCTCTCGCTTCCGGCGTCCCTGCACCTGCCTCGTCCACCTCTTCTGCGGCGCCGGTCTCGCCCGCGATGCCCCAGACTTTGCCTGCTTCTGGCGCCCCCCGTGCCGAGAAGCTCACGCCCTCCCTACACGCATCCCCTACGGCGCCTGCACCGCAGCCCCAGCCCGCACCGCAACCTGCAATCCAGCCGAGGTCCGCTGTCCAGCCGAAGCCCGCTGCCCAGCCGCAGGCCACGGCACCTAGCCAGCCTGTGCAGCCTGCGTCCGGGCCGCAGCCTGCGCCGTCCCCGCAGTCAGCGCCCACAGCAGAGCCCCAGCCTGCATCCGCAGCGCAAACGGCGCCACAGCCTACGGCTGCCACACAGTCCGCCGCCGCACCGACCCCCGCGTCTGCCGCCAATGCCGACCTTGAGGCCGCCTGGCAAAAGGTGCTGATAGAGCTCAAAAAGGCCATCCCCGCAGCCCATGCGCTTATCGCAGCGTCGCATCCTTTGAGCGACGACGGCCAGACGCTTGAGATTCTGCTGCCTGCAACCTCGGGGTTTGCGCTGGGCATTCTCTCTCGTGCCGATATCAAGCCCACCATCGACGCCCAGGTCCAGTCGGTCCTCGGACGCCGCAGCGTGCGCTTTGGCACCGAGGGCCAAGCCGCATCGGTACCCGCCGCAAAACCCGCACCGGCCGCTGCGAAGCCCGCGCCAGCTTCCGCGCCCCCGACAGCTCCCTCGCTGACCCCGGCTCCCAGCGGTTCGCCTGCGGCTTCAGCAGCGTCTATGACCCCGCCTTGGGAGGAGGCTCCTTCTCGGCAGCCGGAACCCGCTCCTGCTCCTGAGTCCTATCCCGACGACATGCCGCCCTACGACGATTGCGTCCCGGCAGAAAGCTACGAGGACTTTGGCTCTTTTGAGCCGACCCAGGAGCCTCAGGCGCCTTCGACGCCTGCGCCCGGCCCTGTGTCCGCACCCGCTGCTCCGGTGGCCCAACCCGCTATGACGCCTCCCGCACCTGCAGAAATCGCGCCTATAGAGGCTGTCCAGGGAGCTTCTGTGGCCCCAGAGCCTTCAGCGGCGTCGGCTTCGCCAATAGAGCCTGATGCCCCGGCCGCGGTGATGCCGGAGGGCTTGTCTGCCGAGGAGCAACGAGTCTTCCAGGTTGTGGAGGCAGCCTTTGGCTCTGAGGTACGGGTGCTTCCGGCAGATCCCACAAATCCCCTATCTCAGTAG
- a CDS encoding ABC transporter permease, protein MLTKIALGNMKRSYRDYAIYFLTIALGVAVFYAFNTIRCQADFLSASISSVILMVADLLTGVTVVLAFFLAFLMVYANNFIVRRRKKEFGLYRVLGMRTGQVVTIMAIETLLTSLVAFVAGIVLGVGISQLLVFVTAALFHDTVKNFTFIFSPEALLAVAVCFAVTFCVMLLLNLRSISKVRLVDLMSSGRKNESVRLRNLPLCSVMLVASVALIVWAYYRLLILGYPVEVFGGSLDGGKSNLDFLITTCMMLVGTFAFFWSLPTVLATLCQKTRALYLRGLNMFTIRQLVSRINSSSFAMAVTAVVLFLALTSVSTGMALAGGLTTYWGTSAPYTAALSATYLRDLYDEGSERQVDKSTPIQPVDLAQVWESNNPDVASHSRYTQINTYVVPKGEIEGDRYTVGDLFDDSPDTHAREAYAEFSTYSKDLEESLRSVPIFAIPVSQYNKLLALQGEPPVEVPEGGYLMYTCGSLDRLKAGIDRVLVADTPITLNGHTLRPANDQMQQGLMLSNGEGADPYLVVPDVVVANMSPSMSYLEIQANEGYESQVEEATDNLDFQAAVSQSEDVLFRDNTRTEIVESMNQMTAIIGYMAVYIGFVLVMSVAAVLAIQLLSGVADSTSRYRLLYDLGCPQRLLSGSLLSQTLFFFLLPLLMGIAHSLVALFSLMDLFALVLPFDMVSGLLFAGVVFLVVYGGYFAVSYGAARGAVSHALLGARRSQG, encoded by the coding sequence ATGCTGACTAAGATCGCCCTAGGCAACATGAAGCGGTCCTATCGCGACTATGCCATTTATTTTCTTACCATTGCGCTGGGTGTGGCGGTGTTCTATGCCTTCAACACCATTCGGTGCCAGGCAGACTTCCTCTCGGCCAGCATCTCCAGCGTCATCCTCATGGTGGCAGACCTGCTCACTGGCGTCACCGTGGTGCTGGCCTTCTTTTTGGCTTTCTTGATGGTCTACGCCAACAATTTCATTGTGCGTCGCCGCAAGAAGGAGTTTGGCCTCTATCGCGTCTTGGGCATGCGCACCGGCCAAGTGGTCACCATCATGGCCATTGAAACCCTGCTTACCTCGCTGGTGGCCTTTGTGGCTGGCATCGTGCTGGGTGTGGGCATCTCTCAGCTGCTGGTCTTTGTGACCGCAGCGCTCTTCCATGACACGGTAAAGAACTTCACCTTCATCTTCTCTCCCGAGGCGCTTCTGGCTGTGGCGGTGTGCTTTGCTGTCACCTTCTGCGTCATGCTCCTGCTCAACCTGCGCTCCATCTCCAAGGTGCGTCTGGTAGACCTTATGAGCTCTGGCCGCAAGAACGAGAGCGTGCGTCTGCGCAACCTGCCTTTGTGCTCGGTGATGCTGGTGGCCTCTGTGGCCCTTATCGTCTGGGCCTACTATCGCTTGCTCATCCTGGGCTATCCCGTAGAAGTCTTTGGTGGCTCGTTGGACGGCGGCAAGTCCAACCTCGACTTCCTCATCACCACCTGCATGATGCTGGTGGGCACCTTCGCCTTCTTCTGGTCGCTGCCCACGGTGCTTGCCACCCTTTGCCAAAAGACCCGCGCCCTCTACCTGCGCGGCCTCAACATGTTCACCATCCGCCAGCTGGTAAGCCGCATCAACTCCAGCTCCTTTGCCATGGCAGTCACTGCAGTAGTGCTCTTCCTGGCGCTCACCTCGGTGTCTACGGGCATGGCCTTGGCTGGCGGCCTCACTACGTACTGGGGCACATCGGCTCCCTATACGGCAGCTCTGAGCGCCACCTACCTGCGCGATCTCTACGATGAGGGCTCCGAGCGCCAGGTAGACAAATCCACGCCTATCCAACCCGTCGACCTTGCCCAGGTATGGGAGTCCAACAACCCGGATGTTGCCAGCCACTCCCGCTACACCCAGATAAACACCTATGTGGTGCCCAAGGGCGAGATCGAGGGCGACCGCTATACCGTGGGCGACCTCTTTGATGACTCCCCAGACACCCATGCTCGCGAGGCTTATGCAGAGTTCAGCACCTACAGCAAAGACCTGGAAGAGTCTTTGCGAAGCGTGCCCATCTTTGCAATCCCGGTCTCTCAGTACAACAAGCTACTGGCCTTGCAGGGCGAGCCCCCGGTAGAGGTGCCCGAAGGCGGCTATCTCATGTATACCTGCGGAAGCCTGGACCGCCTCAAAGCCGGCATCGACCGCGTGCTTGTGGCTGACACCCCCATCACCCTTAACGGCCATACACTCAGGCCGGCCAACGATCAGATGCAACAGGGCCTCATGCTTTCCAACGGCGAAGGCGCAGACCCCTACCTGGTGGTGCCCGACGTAGTGGTGGCCAACATGAGTCCTTCGATGAGCTATCTGGAGATCCAGGCCAACGAGGGTTACGAGAGCCAGGTGGAGGAAGCCACCGACAACCTGGACTTTCAAGCCGCAGTCTCTCAAAGCGAGGATGTGCTGTTCCGCGACAACACCCGCACAGAGATTGTGGAGTCCATGAACCAGATGACCGCCATCATTGGCTATATGGCTGTCTATATTGGCTTTGTGCTGGTCATGAGCGTGGCTGCGGTGCTGGCGATCCAGCTTCTCTCCGGCGTAGCCGATTCCACCTCCCGCTATCGCCTCCTCTATGACCTGGGCTGCCCCCAGCGCCTGCTCTCAGGCTCGCTGCTCTCCCAGACGCTCTTCTTCTTCCTGTTGCCGCTGCTTATGGGCATCGCCCACTCGCTGGTGGCCCTGTTCTCCCTCATGGACCTCTTTGCGCTTGTGTTGCCCTTCGACATGGTCTCCGGCCTGCTCTTTGCTGGCGTCGTCTTCCTAGTGGTCTATGGAGGCTACTTCGCCGTGAGCTATGGGGCCGCTCGAGGCGCTGTCTCCCATGCGCTCCTAGGAGCCCGCCGTTCTCAGGGCTGA
- the ade gene encoding adenine deaminase, with protein MINKFCKTPLWECNRRLVRVAQGLEPADTVIKNVQLVNTCTAEVLDGQDIALASGRIAYVGDASHCIGELTEVIDGTGLVATPGLMDGHMHVESSMVGVAEYARAAVPHGTTGIYMDPHEVANVRGLRGVAVMMEDAARTPLKAMLTTPSCVPAITGFEDTGASIDADDVEETMKWDSCVGLGEMMNFPGVLADDDLPLDEINATLRAGKTVTGHYSTPETDRGLQAYIASGVSCCHESVRPEDALAKIRCGMYAQLRYGSGWHNLPDLVEAILNKDIDTRFCCLVSDDNHPSTMVREGHMDRILRKAVELGIEPAVAVQMCTINTATCFGQQQDLGAIAPGKCADIVLWDNLRDFNAQQVWIDGELAAEAGVPTFELDEFIWPDWMTSTMNVGFDIEPETFCIPAVTQSGEPIAADKCLVRVMEVTPGNTITHEVHEEMHVAAGLLEAQPDQDLLKVFVFERHHATGTFAAGFAKGFGIHGALAQTVAHDAHNLLVLGDNDEDMALAAQTLVRCGGGEVAVQDGKVLGLVELPVCGLMSDQHVEKVANQVAHMEEVWKAMGCTMPSPFITLSGLSLACIPELRLTDRGYVDCVRFCQVPLVVEE; from the coding sequence ATGATAAATAAGTTTTGCAAGACGCCGTTGTGGGAGTGCAATCGAAGGCTGGTGCGCGTGGCCCAGGGTCTGGAGCCGGCGGACACAGTGATCAAAAACGTGCAGCTGGTGAATACCTGCACAGCCGAGGTGCTGGATGGGCAAGACATTGCGCTGGCTTCGGGGCGCATTGCTTATGTGGGCGATGCCAGCCATTGCATAGGCGAGCTCACCGAAGTTATCGACGGCACCGGTCTGGTAGCCACCCCCGGCCTCATGGACGGCCACATGCATGTGGAGAGCTCCATGGTGGGCGTGGCGGAATACGCTCGGGCGGCGGTGCCCCACGGAACTACCGGCATCTATATGGACCCCCACGAGGTGGCCAACGTGCGCGGACTGCGCGGCGTGGCCGTGATGATGGAGGATGCGGCTCGCACGCCCCTTAAAGCCATGCTCACCACCCCCTCCTGCGTGCCAGCCATCACGGGCTTCGAGGACACCGGCGCCTCCATCGACGCCGACGACGTCGAGGAGACCATGAAGTGGGACAGCTGCGTGGGCTTGGGAGAGATGATGAACTTCCCCGGCGTGCTGGCGGACGACGACCTGCCTTTGGACGAGATCAACGCCACCCTGCGCGCCGGCAAGACGGTCACCGGCCACTACTCCACCCCCGAGACCGACCGTGGTCTTCAGGCCTATATCGCCTCCGGCGTGTCTTGCTGCCATGAGTCGGTGCGCCCCGAAGACGCGCTGGCCAAGATCCGCTGCGGCATGTACGCCCAGCTGCGTTATGGATCGGGATGGCACAACCTGCCAGATCTGGTGGAGGCAATTCTTAACAAGGACATCGACACGCGCTTCTGCTGCTTGGTGAGCGACGACAACCACCCCTCCACCATGGTCCGCGAGGGCCACATGGACCGCATCTTGCGCAAGGCCGTCGAGCTGGGCATCGAGCCCGCGGTGGCCGTGCAGATGTGCACCATCAACACCGCCACCTGCTTTGGCCAGCAGCAGGACCTGGGCGCCATCGCGCCGGGCAAGTGCGCCGACATCGTGCTTTGGGACAACCTGCGCGACTTCAACGCCCAGCAGGTGTGGATCGATGGCGAGCTGGCAGCCGAGGCCGGCGTCCCCACCTTCGAGCTGGACGAGTTCATTTGGCCCGACTGGATGACCTCCACCATGAACGTGGGCTTCGACATCGAGCCGGAGACCTTCTGCATCCCGGCGGTCACCCAGTCTGGGGAACCCATTGCTGCCGACAAGTGCCTCGTCCGCGTCATGGAAGTGACGCCGGGCAACACCATCACCCACGAGGTGCATGAAGAGATGCACGTGGCAGCAGGCTTGCTAGAAGCTCAACCGGACCAGGACCTGCTTAAAGTCTTTGTGTTCGAGCGCCATCACGCCACCGGCACCTTCGCCGCGGGCTTTGCCAAGGGCTTTGGCATCCACGGCGCCCTGGCCCAGACGGTGGCCCACGACGCCCACAATCTGCTGGTGTTGGGCGACAACGACGAGGATATGGCCTTGGCCGCCCAGACGCTGGTACGTTGTGGTGGCGGCGAGGTAGCCGTGCAAGATGGTAAGGTGCTTGGGCTGGTGGAGCTGCCGGTGTGCGGTCTCATGAGCGACCAGCACGTGGAGAAGGTGGCCAACCAGGTAGCCCATATGGAGGAAGTCTGGAAGGCTATGGGCTGCACCATGCCCTCGCCGTTCATAACGCTCTCGGGCCTTTCGCTGGCCTGCATCCCCGAGCTGCGCCTTACCGACCGCGGCTACGTGGACTGCGTGCGCTTCTGCCAGGTGCCGCTGGTAGTGGAAGAGTAA
- a CDS encoding DedA family protein, protein MDFVSLIVGLLQDPMGAIQGWIAQGPWVAMGLIFLVIFIETGVVVMPFLPGDSLLFAAGILCHGAAGEALPLWELLLCVWAAAILGDQCNFFIGHFLGTRIIKSGRIKALTPERVAQSEAFMAKWGGLSIFLGRFFPFIRTFVPFLAGVGGMKWHHFFGFNILGGVVWSSLFTLLGYFFGTIPAVQEHFELVVVGIIVISLIPAVGGAIRAKIKSRREEDEIEQDMQQQ, encoded by the coding sequence ATGGATTTCGTCTCACTTATCGTTGGCCTTCTTCAAGATCCTATGGGTGCGATTCAGGGCTGGATCGCGCAGGGTCCCTGGGTGGCGATGGGCCTCATCTTTTTGGTGATCTTCATCGAGACCGGTGTGGTGGTCATGCCGTTTTTGCCGGGCGATTCCCTGCTCTTTGCAGCGGGCATCCTGTGTCACGGGGCTGCTGGAGAGGCGCTGCCTTTGTGGGAGCTTTTGCTCTGCGTGTGGGCGGCCGCCATTCTGGGCGATCAGTGCAACTTCTTCATCGGTCACTTTTTGGGCACACGCATCATCAAATCCGGGCGCATCAAGGCGCTGACGCCTGAGCGTGTGGCCCAATCCGAGGCCTTCATGGCCAAATGGGGCGGCCTCTCCATCTTCTTGGGTCGCTTCTTTCCCTTCATCCGTACCTTCGTGCCGTTTTTGGCCGGCGTGGGCGGCATGAAGTGGCACCACTTCTTTGGCTTTAATATTTTGGGCGGCGTGGTGTGGTCGTCCCTCTTTACGCTGCTGGGCTACTTCTTTGGCACCATTCCTGCGGTCCAAGAGCACTTTGAGCTGGTAGTGGTAGGCATCATCGTCATCAGCCTCATTCCTGCGGTGGGCGGCGCCATCCGCGCCAAGATTAAGAGCCGCCGCGAAGAGGACGAGATCGAGCAGGACATGCAGCAGCAGTAG
- a CDS encoding GNAT family N-acetyltransferase, translating to MRDMRKEGAGAYVRDVRLEDAAYVRDVRLEDAVHLLNIYDYYVRETAVSFEWETPSLEEFVGRMKHIRERYPYLVAVDRGAVAGYAYAQPFVERTAYDWTCELTIYLDPQVRRRGLGRLLYEALEQRLRAMGILDLYACIGVPHVEGRIKLNPTGSHALDDPHLSWDSPRFHEHLGFREVGHFDKCGYKFGRWYDMIWMGKTIGPHLEVQPPVAWYPQRE from the coding sequence ATGCGAGATATGCGGAAAGAAGGTGCCGGCGCTTACGTGCGGGATGTGCGTCTGGAGGATGCAGCTTACGTGCGGGATGTGCGTCTGGAGGATGCAGTTCATCTTCTCAATATTTATGATTACTATGTGCGCGAGACGGCAGTCTCTTTTGAATGGGAGACACCCTCGCTGGAGGAGTTCGTTGGCCGCATGAAGCACATCAGGGAGCGCTACCCCTACCTGGTGGCGGTTGATCGAGGCGCTGTTGCAGGCTATGCCTATGCCCAGCCCTTTGTGGAACGCACGGCCTACGACTGGACCTGTGAGCTCACCATTTACCTGGATCCTCAGGTGCGCCGCCGCGGTCTGGGGCGCCTGCTCTACGAAGCACTTGAGCAGCGCTTGCGCGCCATGGGAATCTTGGACCTTTATGCCTGCATTGGAGTGCCCCACGTGGAGGGGCGCATCAAGCTAAACCCCACCGGCTCACACGCCTTAGACGACCCCCATCTGTCCTGGGACAGCCCCCGCTTCCATGAGCACCTGGGATTTCGCGAGGTGGGGCATTTTGATAAGTGCGGCTACAAGTTTGGCCGCTGGTACGACATGATCTGGATGGGAAAAACCATTGGCCCCCATCTAGAAGTGCAACCCCCGGTAGCGTGGTATCCGCAGCGGGAATAA
- the recR gene encoding recombination mediator RecR, which yields MDGRNDRHALQRLLDELSRLPGIGPKSAQRIAYHLLSADAEEARRLAQAILDVKCSVHFCPVCFSYATGDLCEVCADPRRDRTSICVVSEPRDVSAIERTGAYHGLYHVLGGVISPMDKIGPEQLHVRELLSRLASGEVSEVILATNPDVEGETTATYLARTLRPLEVKVTRLALGLPVGGELEYADEVTLARAIEARRDA from the coding sequence GTGGATGGTCGCAACGATCGCCACGCCTTGCAGAGGTTGTTAGACGAATTGTCGCGGCTTCCAGGTATTGGGCCAAAATCGGCGCAGCGTATTGCCTACCATCTGCTCTCTGCAGACGCGGAGGAAGCGCGCAGGTTGGCGCAGGCTATTTTGGACGTCAAGTGCAGCGTGCATTTTTGCCCGGTGTGCTTTTCCTACGCTACCGGCGATCTGTGCGAGGTGTGCGCGGATCCTCGTCGCGACCGCACGTCTATCTGCGTGGTCTCTGAGCCGCGCGATGTTTCGGCAATCGAACGTACCGGAGCCTATCACGGCCTTTACCACGTGTTGGGCGGCGTCATCTCTCCTATGGACAAGATTGGTCCCGAGCAGCTGCACGTGCGCGAGCTTTTGAGCCGTCTGGCATCTGGCGAGGTCTCCGAGGTCATCCTTGCTACCAACCCCGATGTGGAAGGGGAGACTACGGCCACCTATCTGGCGCGCACTCTGCGCCCGTTGGAGGTCAAAGTCACTCGGCTTGCCCTGGGGCTTCCTGTGGGCGGCGAGCTGGAATATGCTGACGAGGTCACTCTTGCACGCGCCATCGAGGCCCGTCGGGACGCCTAG
- a CDS encoding ABC transporter ATP-binding protein has protein sequence MATQTQEPQVQAPTQGARVSRQAPMLEVRALEKTFNPGTPTAHKALDGVDLQLAPGEFACIVGSNGAGKSTLFNAIAGAIFPDAGLIKLGGRNVTFDPDYQRSRTLSRVFQDPLMGTAPHLTVAENVSLALGRSTRGASLRRAMRKEKRDLIASRLETLGFGLEDRMDVPVGTLSGGQRQAVTLLMATIGNPELLLLDEHTAALDPAATERILELTDRIVAEQNVATLMITHDLKDALAHGDRTLVMHDGRIVADVLGSERDAMDVDGLLELFRTSAGSELADDKVLLKA, from the coding sequence GGCGCCAACTCAAGGGGCGCGGGTTTCTCGGCAAGCCCCCATGCTTGAAGTGCGGGCTTTAGAGAAGACCTTCAACCCTGGAACGCCCACGGCTCACAAAGCGCTGGATGGGGTGGATTTGCAGTTGGCTCCCGGCGAGTTCGCCTGCATCGTGGGGTCTAACGGCGCGGGCAAGTCCACGCTGTTCAACGCCATTGCGGGCGCCATCTTCCCCGACGCGGGCCTCATCAAGCTGGGCGGCCGCAACGTGACCTTCGACCCCGACTACCAGCGCAGCCGCACCCTGTCCCGCGTCTTTCAGGACCCGCTCATGGGCACTGCACCTCACCTCACCGTGGCCGAGAACGTTTCCCTCGCTCTAGGCCGCTCCACGCGGGGAGCCAGCCTCAGGCGCGCCATGCGCAAGGAGAAGCGCGACCTCATCGCCAGCCGCCTGGAAACTCTGGGCTTTGGCCTGGAGGACCGCATGGACGTGCCGGTGGGCACCCTCTCTGGCGGGCAGCGTCAGGCGGTGACGCTGCTTATGGCTACCATCGGCAACCCGGAGCTGCTACTTCTGGACGAGCACACCGCTGCGCTGGACCCGGCCGCCACCGAGCGCATTCTCGAGCTCACGGACCGTATTGTTGCCGAGCAGAACGTGGCTACGTTGATGATCACCCATGATCTCAAGGACGCTCTGGCCCATGGTGACCGTACGCTCGTGATGCACGACGGCCGCATTGTGGCAGACGTCTTGGGTTCTGAGCGCGATGCCATGGATGTGGACGGGCTGCTGGAGCTCTTCCGCACCAGCGCCGGCTCCGAGCTGGCCGATGACAAGGTGCTCCTCAAGGCCTGA
- a CDS encoding cupin domain-containing protein, producing MEINKVGRFIESRLTPGSSIGEHEQLTGADINFVVSGHGHAICDGSREEPTPGICHVCPQGSSHSIFNDGQEDLMLWTVVHEVVEKRFVAL from the coding sequence ATGGAAATAAACAAAGTGGGACGTTTCATCGAAAGCCGTCTGACGCCGGGATCCTCCATTGGCGAACATGAGCAGCTCACCGGAGCTGATATTAACTTTGTAGTCTCGGGCCATGGTCATGCAATCTGCGACGGCAGCCGAGAAGAACCCACCCCTGGTATATGCCACGTGTGTCCACAAGGTTCGAGTCATTCCATCTTTAACGACGGCCAGGAGGATCTGATGCTTTGGACGGTAGTTCACGAGGTTGTTGAAAAACGCTTCGTAGCCTTATAG
- a CDS encoding YbaB/EbfC family nucleoid-associated protein yields MGGMNMNQIMQQAKKMQESLAEAQDKAKDLEVSASAGGGMVKVTASGDMQLKAIEIDPEALDPEDVELLQDMILAAVNDALTSASEAANNEVAAATGLGGMNIPGLF; encoded by the coding sequence ATGGGCGGCATGAACATGAACCAGATCATGCAGCAGGCTAAAAAGATGCAGGAGAGCCTGGCTGAGGCGCAGGACAAGGCCAAGGATCTGGAGGTCTCGGCCAGCGCGGGCGGCGGCATGGTGAAGGTCACCGCTTCGGGCGACATGCAGCTCAAGGCCATCGAGATCGATCCTGAGGCCCTGGATCCCGAGGACGTCGAGCTTTTGCAGGACATGATCCTGGCGGCGGTCAATGACGCACTGACCTCGGCTTCTGAAGCTGCTAACAACGAGGTGGCCGCAGCCACCGGCCTTGGCGGCATGAATATCCCGGGCCTGTTCTAA